In Bacteroidales bacterium, the DNA window AAGGATCCTTATTCTGGCATAATTCAATTGATACGCGGCTAAGTTAAAAAAAAATCGGTTTAATGTGATTGGTAGATTCTGTTCATCTCTTAATAACCTTTCCTTTGATTATAGCATACCTTTTCCTTCATTTGTACGTTTTTCAATTAATATACGCATTGTAATGTTGACGGATTCCAAAAATTTAAATACTTTTGAGAAAACAAGTAATATGAGAACAATTAAATTAGAAATACCGGATAATGTTGATTTAAATGATCGGGAAGCAAAAATGCTCCTTGCATCCCGATTATATGAAAAAGGAAAACTCTCCTTAGGTCAGGCTGCTAAATTGGTGGGGCTATCCAAAACAACTTTTATGGAACTTCTGGGGGATTATGATGTATCTATACTTAATTACCCACCTTCTGAACTGAATAATGATATAAAAAATGCCAGGGATTACAGTATCTGATACCAGCAGTTTAATTGTGTTAAATAAAATTCGCCGGTTAGAAATACTACAAAAACTTTTCGGTCATATTATCATAACTCAAAAAATAGCAGAGGAATTTAATAATCCCTTACCCAATTTTATCTCGATACAGAATCCAAAGGATAAAAATTACCAAAAAATACTCGAAAGTTTTCTGGATGAAGGAGAAGCCAGTACCATTGCGCTTATGATGGAAACAGATAATTCTCTCCTTATTATTGATGATCTCAAAGGCAGACGGCAGGCAAAATCACTTGGTTTAAATTATACTGGTATTATTGGCATTTTGGTTATAGCAAAGGAAAGAGAAATTATTAGCTCCTTTTCAGAGATTTTAGATGAAATTAAAAAAACGGATTTTAGATTAAGCCCACAATTGATTGAAGAAGCAAAAAGAAAATGTGGCGAATAAGTTAAGAATTAAAATCAAAACCTTATTTTCGTTATCTTGGACCTTAATAGCCAGAAATCACACACCAAAACGGACCTTATTACCTTATTAACGGATAATTTTGGAAACAGTCAGTTACTGAAAATAAAGTAATAAGGTTGGGGAATGAGAGGTGATTTACTGGCTATTAAGGTTTAATATAGAACAGAATAAGGTTTTTACATTTATTGAATTAAACTTTAATCAAATTTGAAGGCCTCCGTCTTTTTTAGACGAGAAATGTATTCCCGTTATTAGCATCTGCTGTCTTTGGGCAGCGAACCGTCGATTTCTGAATTGAACCTGTCCGGGTTTGAATTGGCTCGTTCACGTTTTGAAATGGGAATGGCGGTGTTTAAATTGTATCTGTCGCTTGTTGAATTGGGTCGGGCAGCCATTGAATTGCATCGGTCGNNNNNNNNNNN includes these proteins:
- a CDS encoding UPF0175 family protein, yielding MRTIKLEIPDNVDLNDREAKMLLASRLYEKGKLSLGQAAKLVGLSKTTFMELLGDYDVSILNYPPSELNNDIKNARDYSI
- a CDS encoding DUF3368 domain-containing protein, producing MPGITVSDTSSLIVLNKIRRLEILQKLFGHIIITQKIAEEFNNPLPNFISIQNPKDKNYQKILESFLDEGEASTIALMMETDNSLLIIDDLKGRRQAKSLGLNYTGIIGILVIAKEREIISSFSEILDEIKKTDFRLSPQLIEEAKRKCGE